GGCCGCGGCTCATTTCGACACGGCATCGACGACCCTTTCGTCGGGTCCGGGCCGGGGTGCGGATGAGAACGAAGAGGCCCAGACGCTTCCGCAGGCTCCATCGGACGCGGCGGCACAGGCAGACCGCTTTCGAAGGCTGGCGGATCGCTCCCAGGCTGTGGCCCGGATGGATTCTCTTCTGCGCCTTGGCCGCATGCCCCCCGCCGAGTTCCAGTCCGTCGTAGAGAAGATCCGCCAGCGCCGATTGGACGAACAGCAGGCGCGCGCCCAGCGGTCGAGTCGGCAGCCGCAATTTCGGAGAGGGAGACGTCCTGGGGAACGAGATGCCTCTGCGCCCTCGTCCGGACAGACCGCCGCGCAGACGCAAGGGTCCGACGCTGGGTTCCTATTTCACCGCGACCCGGCCCTCGTGCAGCAGGGCCGCCGCCAGTTTGAGCAGACGTGGGGCGACCGTCCTCTCACGGACAACTGGCGCCGCACGGAGGCCATCCGCGGACGTCCAGACGGCCGCCCGAGTGCCGAACAAACCGAAGAACAGGTGGACCCGCAGTCGTCCACGGGCCCGTCTGCAACGGCCGGCGTCATCGATGTATCGGCCGTGCCGCGTGACTCGGCCAGTCGAGCGGAGATGAGAGCCCAGCGGGCCGTTGGGCGGTACGAGTTGGCCAACGCGCTCTTCCGGGCCGCGGGCCGTCCCGACTCGGCGCAGACCTGGTTCCGTCGGGTGCTCGACGAGACGCCGGAGCATCCGGTGGCGCCCCAGGCCCTCTACGGGCTGGCCCAGGCGTACCGGGCGCAGGGCGACACGGCCGCCGGAGACGATGTGTACCGGCGCCTCGTCGAAGAACATCCCGAGACGCCCATCGCGAAGCGTGCTCGTGAACAGCTGGGACTGACGACGACCGATGAAGAGCCGGACCGGACGGCGAGCCGGGCAGACTCGGCGTATGCCAGGGCCTACGAGGCGTGGCGGAGTGGGAGCCCCGACGCGGCCCTCGAGGCGTTCTTAAAAGTGGCCGATGCGCATCGCGAAACGAGTGTGGCGCCCCGTGCGCTACTGGCCGCTGGGGTGGTGTATCACCGAACGGCCCGCCACGATTCCACCGGGGTCGGGCGGGCCCGCTTTGAGCGCTACGTGGATTCATTGGCGCAGGCCGACGCCTATGGTCGTCCACCCGACACAACGGGCAACTCGTCGCGGAACGCGACGGCCTCTGTACGGCAATCGCCGGACTCTGCCACTTCGGCCCGGGCACGTCCCGCCGACACGACCGGCGAGACGGGAGCTCGACCTGCCGCCGACCCGGCGGTCCTCGACACATCGGACGCCGACCGCCCGGAAGGGCCTCCCCGCCGGATGCTTGACTCGACAGCCGTGACGACCCGAGGGGGGACGGACTCAGCGTCGGACCGTGACGCGACGCTGGGGCCTGCTGCCAAAGACACAACTGTCTCCCCGGATCGGCCTGGGCCACCAGACACCACCACGTCCGCCCTGGCTGAGGAGAAGGCGGCGTCGGATTCCGTGAGTGCCGCGCCCCAGCCGCGGGATGAGCCAATCGCTCCGTTTGAAGTCCTCCTGTCCCACCTCATGGCCCGTTATCCCGAAACAGCCGAGGCGGAGCGAGCACAGGTCCTTCTCGCCCAACTGCGCGAACAGCGTGCTGTCCAGAGGGGCGCTACGGAGGATTCGACCGGAGCGGAGACGCCGGGGAGGCCCGCAGCAAGCGGGGACCCAGGGGCTGCCGCTCCGAACGCAGATACGACCACCGCTGAAGACCGCTCGCGGGCCCTTGATGGGGCGGCAGGCTCGCTCGCACGACCTCGGCGCAGGCCCGCCGACACGACTCAACCCAAACGGGAAGGGACCGGGTCCTCTCAGCGCCGTGATTCCTCCGCGACGACGCCAGCCCGGGATGCGTCTCCCGTTCGGGCGGATACGTCTCGACGTCCCCCGATATGAGCCGGGGGAAGAATTTCCTTCCTCGTTTTCGTTCGTACCACTGCATCGTGTCTTCGCTTGAGGCCATGTCATCCAATCCTGGTCCATCATCGAGTGACCCTGGCCCGCAGCAGGTGTGGACCATCATGCGCTCTCCATACGCGCTCTGGATCGGGGGTGCCATCGTCCTGGCTCTTCTCGTGCATTTCGGGATCAAGTGGCAGCAGGCGAGCGCCCCTGTGCGCATCGAGTATAGCACGTTTCTCGAGCATGTGGAGTCGGGCCATGTCGAGCGGGTCGAGATCGTCGATGGCGA
This portion of the Salinibacter grassmerensis genome encodes:
- a CDS encoding tetratricopeptide repeat protein; translation: MGCFSPRGRAQVRTACGLILLLAGAGLMMSCGRGSFIGRQYDDLTAYYNTFHNATRAFESGLESVSESGGDIDRTRYLSVFPPPRGGAGQSAFEKAIQKSADLLREHPNSKWVDDALLLIGRSRYYQQNYVGAAQKFREVIALGAEREGEARFRLAQTLVAADRYPEAAEALRTGLGQEEGYGSWTARMRVVQGELFVRQQNWGEAEQALAQGLNGEVPDGMGARAAFLLGQVRETLDDPDGARAAYRRALEYDPPYPLAFAAELTAIEMDGGDGNPEQALERLADLERDDNTREMRAEIARVRARLYRAQGRPDRARAVLTDALRGDEAPRGSGKGRTHYELATLYRDTYEDFTRAAAHFDTASTTLSSGPGRGADENEEAQTLPQAPSDAAAQADRFRRLADRSQAVARMDSLLRLGRMPPAEFQSVVEKIRQRRLDEQQARAQRSSRQPQFRRGRRPGERDASAPSSGQTAAQTQGSDAGFLFHRDPALVQQGRRQFEQTWGDRPLTDNWRRTEAIRGRPDGRPSAEQTEEQVDPQSSTGPSATAGVIDVSAVPRDSASRAEMRAQRAVGRYELANALFRAAGRPDSAQTWFRRVLDETPEHPVAPQALYGLAQAYRAQGDTAAGDDVYRRLVEEHPETPIAKRAREQLGLTTTDEEPDRTASRADSAYARAYEAWRSGSPDAALEAFLKVADAHRETSVAPRALLAAGVVYHRTARHDSTGVGRARFERYVDSLAQADAYGRPPDTTGNSSRNATASVRQSPDSATSARARPADTTGETGARPAADPAVLDTSDADRPEGPPRRMLDSTAVTTRGGTDSASDRDATLGPAAKDTTVSPDRPGPPDTTTSALAEEKAASDSVSAAPQPRDEPIAPFEVLLSHLMARYPETAEAERAQVLLAQLREQRAVQRGATEDSTGAETPGRPAASGDPGAAAPNADTTTAEDRSRALDGAAGSLARPRRRPADTTQPKREGTGSSQRRDSSATTPARDASPVRADTSRRPPI